The Methanocaldococcus jannaschii DSM 2661 genome has a segment encoding these proteins:
- the hemL gene encoding glutamate-1-semialdehyde 2,1-aminomutase, with amino-acid sequence MALKMDKSKELFEEAKKYLVGGVNSPVRYFKPYPFFVEKAKDCYLFDVDGNCYIDYCLAYGPMVLGHANDAVIKAVKEQLELGSAYGCPTEKEIILAKEVVKRVPCAEMVRFVNSGTEATMSAIRLARGVTGRKKIIKFDGAYHGAHDYVLVKSGSGALTHGHPNSPGIPEETTKNTILIPFNDEDAVKKAINENKDEIACIIVEPIMGNVGCILPKEGYLEFLREITEENDILLIFDEVITGFRLAKGGAQEYFGVVPDIATLGKILGGGFPIGAIVGRRELMEQFSPLGAIYQAGTFNGNPISITAGIATLKQLDDRFYKETARTAKILADTLRELADKHNIKAKVYNIASMFQIYFNDKEVVNYEIAKQSDTEKFMKYFWRLLEKGVFVPPSQFECCFTSIKHDDEVVDKTIKAMEDVFEGLE; translated from the coding sequence ATGGCCTTAAAAATGGACAAGTCAAAGGAATTATTTGAAGAGGCTAAAAAATATTTGGTTGGAGGAGTTAATAGTCCAGTTAGATATTTTAAACCATATCCATTTTTTGTTGAGAAAGCTAAAGATTGCTATTTATTTGATGTTGATGGAAACTGCTATATTGATTACTGCTTAGCTTACGGGCCGATGGTTTTAGGGCATGCAAATGATGCTGTGATTAAAGCAGTTAAAGAGCAACTTGAATTAGGAAGTGCTTATGGATGCCCAACAGAGAAAGAGATTATTTTAGCTAAAGAGGTTGTTAAAAGAGTTCCATGTGCTGAGATGGTTAGATTTGTTAATTCTGGGACTGAGGCGACGATGTCAGCTATAAGATTGGCAAGAGGAGTTACTGGAAGGAAGAAGATTATTAAGTTTGATGGAGCTTATCATGGAGCTCATGACTATGTTTTGGTTAAGAGTGGAAGTGGTGCTCTAACCCACGGACATCCAAACTCTCCAGGAATCCCAGAAGAGACAACAAAAAATACTATCTTAATTCCGTTTAATGATGAAGATGCTGTAAAAAAAGCAATAAATGAAAATAAAGATGAAATTGCCTGTATTATAGTTGAGCCAATTATGGGAAATGTTGGTTGTATATTACCAAAAGAAGGTTATTTAGAGTTTTTAAGAGAGATAACTGAGGAAAATGATATTTTGTTGATATTTGATGAGGTTATAACTGGGTTTAGATTAGCTAAGGGAGGAGCTCAGGAGTATTTTGGAGTAGTTCCAGATATAGCTACCTTAGGAAAGATATTGGGAGGAGGATTTCCAATCGGTGCTATTGTGGGGAGAAGAGAGCTTATGGAGCAGTTTTCTCCATTGGGAGCTATATATCAAGCAGGAACATTCAACGGAAATCCAATATCAATAACTGCTGGAATCGCCACTCTTAAGCAGTTGGATGATAGGTTTTATAAAGAAACAGCAAGAACTGCTAAGATATTGGCAGATACTTTAAGAGAGTTGGCTGATAAACATAATATTAAAGCTAAGGTTTATAACATTGCTTCAATGTTCCAAATCTACTTCAATGATAAGGAAGTTGTGAATTATGAGATTGCCAAGCAGAGTGATACTGAGAAATTTATGAAATACTTCTGGAGATTGTTGGAGAAAGGGGTTTTTGTTCCTCCTTCACAGTTTGAATGTTGCTTTACCTCAATAAAACATGATGATGAGGTTGTTGATAAGACAATAAAGGCTATGGAGGATGTGTTTGAGGGTTTAGAATAA
- a CDS encoding nucleotidyltransferase domain-containing protein codes for MNEEKAIKEFVNALKSKYRGRIKKIILFGSYARGDYTEESDIDILIVGDVDFDYVIDLCTKLLLKYGVVINAIVESEELFNKKINWSFHRNVLEEGRVLY; via the coding sequence ATGAATGAAGAAAAAGCAATAAAAGAGTTTGTGAATGCATTAAAATCAAAATATAGAGGTAGAATTAAGAAAATTATACTATTTGGTAGCTATGCAAGGGGAGATTACACTGAAGAGAGTGATATTGACATTTTAATAGTTGGGGATGTGGATTTTGATTATGTTATTGATTTATGCACTAAATTGCTATTGAAGTATGGAGTTGTTATAAATGCAATTGTTGAGAGTGAGGAATTATTTAATAAAAAAATAAATTGGTCATTCCATAGGAATGTTTTAGAGGAAGGAAGAGTGTTGTATTAA
- a CDS encoding HEPN domain-containing protein has translation MKALLNKDIREEIQALIEIAEENLSAAKILFENKLYRDAVARAYYAIFHSAKALLLTKNLNPKKHAGVIKMFGLYFVNEGYIEEIYGRIITKSYNLRWKADYTTDKPTEEEAESIIYEAEMFVDRIKKALKEIL, from the coding sequence GTGAAAGCTTTGCTTAATAAAGATATAAGGGAGGAGATTCAAGCACTTATAGAGATTGCAGAGGAGAATTTATCTGCAGCAAAAATTTTATTTGAAAATAAATTGTATAGGGATGCCGTTGCGAGGGCATATTATGCTATATTCCATTCTGCAAAGGCGCTATTATTGACTAAAAATCTCAATCCAAAAAAGCATGCTGGAGTAATAAAGATGTTTGGGCTTTATTTTGTTAATGAAGGATATATTGAAGAAATATATGGGAGAATAATAACAAAAAGTTATAATTTAAGATGGAAGGCAGATTATACAACTGACAAGCCAACTGAAGAAGAAGCAGAATCAATAATATATGAGGCGGAGATGTTTGTTGATAGGATAAAAAAGGCATTAAAGGAGATATTATGA
- a CDS encoding EMC6-like membrane protein encodes MDLEGKCCLIHAIGGIIFGYLANYVYTAGLGIFSGIATLIFLFIGAVIFGHISAKTFGEESLTQKQWLGCGVLPFFLVAIVVWVLKFNGLI; translated from the coding sequence ATGGATTTAGAAGGAAAATGCTGCTTAATTCACGCAATTGGTGGAATTATTTTTGGATATTTGGCAAATTATGTATATACTGCTGGTTTGGGGATATTTAGTGGAATAGCTACTTTGATATTTTTATTTATTGGAGCTGTAATTTTTGGGCATATTTCTGCTAAAACATTTGGAGAGGAGAGTTTAACTCAAAAACAGTGGCTTGGTTGTGGAGTTCTACCTTTCTTTTTGGTAGCTATAGTTGTTTGGGTATTGAAGTTTAATGGGCTGATTTAA